A window of Hippoglossus stenolepis isolate QCI-W04-F060 chromosome 18, HSTE1.2, whole genome shotgun sequence contains these coding sequences:
- the LOC118125663 gene encoding homer protein homolog 1 isoform X1 — protein sequence MGEQPIFSTRAHVFQIDPNTKKNWVPTSKHAVTVSYFFDSTRNVYRIISLDGSKAIINSTITPNMTFTKTSQKFGQWADSRANTVYGLGFSSESLLVKFAEKFAEFKEAARIAKEKSQEKMELTSTPSQSGAAKRNVLSLSKPGKKKESAPGDLLSPLTPESINGTDEDRVTPEPPQPAEARAEPSQNALLFPHSSSSTSINKHWEAELEALKGNNAKLTAALLESTANVKQWKQQLAAYQDEAERLHKRVTELECVSGQTTVIKSQKTELNQTIEELELALKAKEEELEKLKEEVQSAHEFQSHKDTLTQTLQDTETRNQTLEAQLSDLEQRLEGSQLEREAFRKSLRSLLELLDTKIFELTELRDTLAKLIEGS from the exons agagCAGCCCATCTTCAGCACACGGGCCCACGTCTTCCAGATTGACCCGAACACCAAGAAGAACTGGGTTCCCACAAGTAAACACGCTGTCACGGTCTCCTACTTCTTCGACAGTACCAGGAATGTATATCGAATCATCAGCCTGGATGGATCTaag GCCATCATCAACAGCACCATCACCCCCAACATGACATTCACTAAGACGTCACAAAAGTTCGGCCAGTGGGCCGACAGCCGGGCGAACACAGTCTATGGCCTCGGCTTCTCGTCTGAGAGTCTCCTGGTCAAG TTTGCAGAAAAGTTTGCCGAGTTCAAGGAGGCAGCGCGGATAGCGAAGGAGAAGTCTCAGGAGAAGATGGAGCTCACCAGCACTCCCTCTCag AGCGGCGCTGCCAAAAGGAATGTGTTGTCACTCAGCAAACCTggtaaaaagaag GAGTCGGCCCCGGGTGACCTGctttcacctttgacccctgagAGCATCAACGGTACGGACGAAGACAGAGTCACCCCAGAACCACCGCAACCCGCTGAAGCCAGAGCAGAGccttcccagaatgcactgctCTTCCCACACAG TTCCAGTTCGACCAGCATCAATAAGCACTGGGAGGCGGAGCTCGAGGCACTCAAGGGGAACAACGCCAAACTGACAGCCGCTCTGCTCGAGTCCACAGCCAACGTCAAACAGTGGAAGCAGCAGCTGGCAGCCTATCAGGATGAGGCGGAGAGGCTACACAAACGG gtgacGGAGCTGGAGTGTGTGAGCGGTCAAACAACGGTCATCAAATCTCAGAAGACAGAGCTTAACCAAACAATCGAGGAGCTGGAGTTGGCTTTGAAGGCCAAAGAGGAG GAGTTGGAGAAGCTTAAAGAAGAGGTGCAGAGTGCCCACGAGTTTCAGTCCCACAAAGACACTCTCACTCAGACACTACAG GACACGGAGACGAGGAACCAGACGCTGGAGGCCCAGCTGAGCGACCTGGAGCAGCGTCTGGAGGGCAGccagctggagagagaagccTTTCGCAAGAGCCTGCGCtccctgctggagctgctggacaCCAAGATCTTCGAGCTGACCGAGCTGCGGGACACGCTGGCCAAGCTCATCGAGGGGAgctag
- the LOC118125663 gene encoding homer protein homolog 1 isoform X2, translating to MGEQPIFSTRAHVFQIDPNTKKNWVPTSKHAVTVSYFFDSTRNVYRIISLDGSKAIINSTITPNMTFTKTSQKFGQWADSRANTVYGLGFSSESLLVKFAEKFAEFKEAARIAKEKSQEKMELTSTPSQESAPGDLLSPLTPESINGTDEDRVTPEPPQPAEARAEPSQNALLFPHSSSSTSINKHWEAELEALKGNNAKLTAALLESTANVKQWKQQLAAYQDEAERLHKRVTELECVSGQTTVIKSQKTELNQTIEELELALKAKEEELEKLKEEVQSAHEFQSHKDTLTQTLQDTETRNQTLEAQLSDLEQRLEGSQLEREAFRKSLRSLLELLDTKIFELTELRDTLAKLIEGS from the exons agagCAGCCCATCTTCAGCACACGGGCCCACGTCTTCCAGATTGACCCGAACACCAAGAAGAACTGGGTTCCCACAAGTAAACACGCTGTCACGGTCTCCTACTTCTTCGACAGTACCAGGAATGTATATCGAATCATCAGCCTGGATGGATCTaag GCCATCATCAACAGCACCATCACCCCCAACATGACATTCACTAAGACGTCACAAAAGTTCGGCCAGTGGGCCGACAGCCGGGCGAACACAGTCTATGGCCTCGGCTTCTCGTCTGAGAGTCTCCTGGTCAAG TTTGCAGAAAAGTTTGCCGAGTTCAAGGAGGCAGCGCGGATAGCGAAGGAGAAGTCTCAGGAGAAGATGGAGCTCACCAGCACTCCCTCTCag GAGTCGGCCCCGGGTGACCTGctttcacctttgacccctgagAGCATCAACGGTACGGACGAAGACAGAGTCACCCCAGAACCACCGCAACCCGCTGAAGCCAGAGCAGAGccttcccagaatgcactgctCTTCCCACACAG TTCCAGTTCGACCAGCATCAATAAGCACTGGGAGGCGGAGCTCGAGGCACTCAAGGGGAACAACGCCAAACTGACAGCCGCTCTGCTCGAGTCCACAGCCAACGTCAAACAGTGGAAGCAGCAGCTGGCAGCCTATCAGGATGAGGCGGAGAGGCTACACAAACGG gtgacGGAGCTGGAGTGTGTGAGCGGTCAAACAACGGTCATCAAATCTCAGAAGACAGAGCTTAACCAAACAATCGAGGAGCTGGAGTTGGCTTTGAAGGCCAAAGAGGAG GAGTTGGAGAAGCTTAAAGAAGAGGTGCAGAGTGCCCACGAGTTTCAGTCCCACAAAGACACTCTCACTCAGACACTACAG GACACGGAGACGAGGAACCAGACGCTGGAGGCCCAGCTGAGCGACCTGGAGCAGCGTCTGGAGGGCAGccagctggagagagaagccTTTCGCAAGAGCCTGCGCtccctgctggagctgctggacaCCAAGATCTTCGAGCTGACCGAGCTGCGGGACACGCTGGCCAAGCTCATCGAGGGGAgctag
- the LOC118125663 gene encoding homer protein homolog 1 isoform X4: MGEQPIFSTRAHVFQIDPNTKKNWVPTSKHAVTVSYFFDSTRNVYRIISLDGSKAIINSTITPNMTFTKTSQKFGQWADSRANTVYGLGFSSESLLVKFAEKFAEFKEAARIAKEKSQEKMELTSTPSQESAPGDLLSPLTPESINGTDEDRVTPEPPQPAEARAEPSQNALLFPHR, from the exons agagCAGCCCATCTTCAGCACACGGGCCCACGTCTTCCAGATTGACCCGAACACCAAGAAGAACTGGGTTCCCACAAGTAAACACGCTGTCACGGTCTCCTACTTCTTCGACAGTACCAGGAATGTATATCGAATCATCAGCCTGGATGGATCTaag GCCATCATCAACAGCACCATCACCCCCAACATGACATTCACTAAGACGTCACAAAAGTTCGGCCAGTGGGCCGACAGCCGGGCGAACACAGTCTATGGCCTCGGCTTCTCGTCTGAGAGTCTCCTGGTCAAG TTTGCAGAAAAGTTTGCCGAGTTCAAGGAGGCAGCGCGGATAGCGAAGGAGAAGTCTCAGGAGAAGATGGAGCTCACCAGCACTCCCTCTCag GAGTCGGCCCCGGGTGACCTGctttcacctttgacccctgagAGCATCAACGGTACGGACGAAGACAGAGTCACCCCAGAACCACCGCAACCCGCTGAAGCCAGAGCAGAGccttcccagaatgcactgctCTTCCCACACAGGTAA
- the LOC118125663 gene encoding homer protein homolog 1 isoform X3 — MTFTKTSQKFGQWADSRANTVYGLGFSSESLLVKFAEKFAEFKEAARIAKEKSQEKMELTSTPSQSGAAKRNVLSLSKPGKKKESAPGDLLSPLTPESINGTDEDRVTPEPPQPAEARAEPSQNALLFPHSSSSTSINKHWEAELEALKGNNAKLTAALLESTANVKQWKQQLAAYQDEAERLHKRVTELECVSGQTTVIKSQKTELNQTIEELELALKAKEEELEKLKEEVQSAHEFQSHKDTLTQTLQDTETRNQTLEAQLSDLEQRLEGSQLEREAFRKSLRSLLELLDTKIFELTELRDTLAKLIEGS; from the exons ATGACATTCACTAAGACGTCACAAAAGTTCGGCCAGTGGGCCGACAGCCGGGCGAACACAGTCTATGGCCTCGGCTTCTCGTCTGAGAGTCTCCTGGTCAAG TTTGCAGAAAAGTTTGCCGAGTTCAAGGAGGCAGCGCGGATAGCGAAGGAGAAGTCTCAGGAGAAGATGGAGCTCACCAGCACTCCCTCTCag AGCGGCGCTGCCAAAAGGAATGTGTTGTCACTCAGCAAACCTggtaaaaagaag GAGTCGGCCCCGGGTGACCTGctttcacctttgacccctgagAGCATCAACGGTACGGACGAAGACAGAGTCACCCCAGAACCACCGCAACCCGCTGAAGCCAGAGCAGAGccttcccagaatgcactgctCTTCCCACACAG TTCCAGTTCGACCAGCATCAATAAGCACTGGGAGGCGGAGCTCGAGGCACTCAAGGGGAACAACGCCAAACTGACAGCCGCTCTGCTCGAGTCCACAGCCAACGTCAAACAGTGGAAGCAGCAGCTGGCAGCCTATCAGGATGAGGCGGAGAGGCTACACAAACGG gtgacGGAGCTGGAGTGTGTGAGCGGTCAAACAACGGTCATCAAATCTCAGAAGACAGAGCTTAACCAAACAATCGAGGAGCTGGAGTTGGCTTTGAAGGCCAAAGAGGAG GAGTTGGAGAAGCTTAAAGAAGAGGTGCAGAGTGCCCACGAGTTTCAGTCCCACAAAGACACTCTCACTCAGACACTACAG GACACGGAGACGAGGAACCAGACGCTGGAGGCCCAGCTGAGCGACCTGGAGCAGCGTCTGGAGGGCAGccagctggagagagaagccTTTCGCAAGAGCCTGCGCtccctgctggagctgctggacaCCAAGATCTTCGAGCTGACCGAGCTGCGGGACACGCTGGCCAAGCTCATCGAGGGGAgctag